The nucleotide window CATCCCCGGCCCAATTACCCCGTCAGGGAGGTGACAgacttccccccccccctggcctATTTACTTTTGAAAGTTGCCAAATTCAAGAGTGGAGAGAGTTTGGGGGGAGAACTCTTGGGACTATGTCACTTTGGACCCTCCCCCGGTTCCTTTCCTCCGCCATCGGTGCAATTAGGCCGAAGATGAGctcttcccccttcttttgAGTCCTCTGCGGAGCGCTCGTGACTAACCGAGCTCAGAGTTGTCTTCCCAGGTATCCATACTCCGTTTAAACTAGACCTCATCATCGACTCATGTCCTCCCCCCGCCGCCttgggagaagagggggaaaggggaggaggggtcCCTTGGCCTAATCTAACGCGCAGATCTAGCGGCCACCAGCAGCGTCGTATCGAGCTCAACTGCGGGCGAGTCTCCGATGGCGAGGCCCCTACCTGTCACGAGTCGAGATCTCGAGGCCGGATGATGCCATCCCCAGGCTTGTGCTGCGAACCAAGAGTCGACGGAACCATGATGGTTGACACAGACTTCGCGTGGCATTGCCCCGAGGAACCTCTTGTCCGATGaagatctctctctctctctctttctctctctatatATGAACTGAAGCCGCCGTGGCCATCATAGACAGGTCCTCTTTTTCTCCTGTTTTTCCCCTCACACGACCAGACGGCCGCAGgacatccatccattcgcTCTTTTTCCCAGGATGTCTCGAATCATCGTcggtctcgtcgccctcTCGGGCCTCTTGGGGTCCGGGAGCGCGCAACGCTCCGACAACGGCACCGGGTCCGGCCCCGACAGCGCCACCGTCAAGTGGCTCGGCCGCACGCCGTCCTACAGCGCCGGCACGACCTTTGGCCTCCCGTGGTCCCGCGGCAAGCACTTTAGCAACTCGACCGAGTTCaccgtctcgggcggcggcgcgctgcAGACGTGGGTGACGGCGTACTGGTCCGACGGCTCCATCAAGTGGACGGGCCACGCGATCCCGGAATCCGAATCCATCCTCGACGAGTACACGGTgagcgcctcgtcgtcgtccaactcgacgacgcgctTCTCCCGCGCcagacggcagcagcagtccgGCTCCGGGTCCGGCATCACCGTGTCCGActcggccgacgccgtcagcGTCGACACGGGCAAGCTCGCCGTGACGTTCCCCAAGTccggcagcgccgtcgtcggcgagatcAAGACGGCCTCGGGCAAGACCATCGGCCAGAACGGCCGGCTCGTGCTCCACTCGCAGtccggcgtcgaggaccaGGCCGAGCTCCGGGGCCAGCAGGCCGACATCAAGCACTTCAACTTTGAGAGcaacgtcgaggaggtgACGGTCAGCAAGGACAACGTCGCCCGCGCGCTCGTGACGGTGCGCGGGAAGCACGCCGTGCaggacggcagcagcagcagcggtaGCCACGCCGACTGGCTGCCGTTCGTCCTGCGCTTCTACCTGTACCACAACTCGGAGGCGATCCGCATCGTGCACACCGTCATCTACGACGgcaacgccgaggaggacttCATCTCGGGCCTCGGCATCCGCTTCGAGGTGccgctcgagggcgaggagcagTACAACCGCCACGTGCGCATCTCgggcatcgacggcggcctcctgAGCGAGGCCGTCCAGGGCATCACGGGACTCCGCCGGGACCCGGGCGCCTCGGTCCGCAACGCCCAgttcgagggcgccgagctcgccgacccGGCCACGTGGGACCAGAGGGTCACGACGCGCCTGCACTGGATCCCGACCTGGAGCGACTTCAGCCTCACCCAGCTGTCCCCCGACGGCTTCACCCTCAAGAAGCGCACCAAGGCCGGCCAGAGCTGGGTCAACATCCCGGGCGGCacccgcgccggcgggctcgcgtacctcggcggcgccaccaAGGgaggcctcgccgtcggcctgcgCAACTTCTGGAAGCGCTACCCGACGGGCATCGACAtcaccaacgccgccgccgaggacaagGGCGAGATCACCATCTGGATCTACAGCCCGGCCGCGCCCGCGCTCGACATCCGGCCCTaccacgacggcctcggccaggacACGTacgccgagcagctcgacgcGCTCGAGATCACGTACGAGGACTACGAGCCCGGCTTCAACACGCCCTACGGCGTCGCCCGCACCAACGAGATCTTCGTCTACGGCTTCGAGTCGACGCCGAACCGCACGCTGCTCTCGGACCTGACGGAGCACACCAACAACCCGCCGGTGCTCTACGGCGAGCCCGAGTacctcgccggcaccaagGCGCTCGGCAACTactggtcgccgccggcgccgtcgccgcggtccggggtcgaggccgacatcgagAAGCACCTCGACTTCCTCTTCCGCTTCTAcgaggagcaggtcgagcagCGCAAGTGGTACGGCTTCTGGGACCACGGCGACTTCATCCACGCCTACGACCCGGACCGCCACCAGTGGCGCTACGACGTCGGCGGCTACGCCTGGGACAACTCGGAGCTCTCGCCGGACCTGTTCTTCTGGAACTACTTCCTCCGCACCGGCCGCGAGGACGTCTACCgcttcgccgaggccctcgtccgccacacgggcgaggtcgacgtctaccacctcggcgacctcAAGGGCCTCGGCACGCGCCACGGCGTCCAGCACTGGGGCGACAGCGCCAAGCAGGCCCGCATCTCGACGCCGCAGTACCGCAAGGTCTTTTACTTCCTgaccggcggcgacgagcgcaCCGGCGAGATCGTCCAGGAgatcctcgacgccgacaagaCGTACGGCATCCTCGACCCGAACCGCAAGGTCCGCACCGACGGCTGGGTCCCGACCCCGAACTcgtccgtcgccgtcggcctcggcaccgACTGGTCCTCGCTCGCCGCCTCCTGGCTGCTCGAGTGGGAGCGCCGCGGTCCCCGCTGGGAGGAGGCCCGCACCAAGCTGACCAACACGGCCGCCAGCATCGCCCGCCTCAAGAACGGCTTCGTCACGGGCTCCGGCCTCTacaacctcgccgacggcaccctcGGACCCCCTCCCTCGGACCCGGACAAcaacggcctcgtcgccgtgtCGCAcctctcggccgtcttcggcctcctcgaggtcgtcgccgagTTCATCGagcacgccggcgccgacgtgcccGAGGGCTTCGAGCAGGCCTGGTACGACTACAGCTACTActacggcgccggcaccgccgagCAGACGGCCCGGTACGGCAAGGGGTTCGGCAACCTGAACCTCAAGCAGGGCCACTCCCGTCTCACGGCGTACGCGGCGCACCGCAACGGCAACGCCAcgctcgccgcccgcgcctGGAACGAGTTCTTCAACACGGACGGCCTCAAGCAGACGTCGCCCTGGTCCACCGTCCGCTTCAACGGCAGCGAGGTGCTGGCGCccatcgacgaggcggccTGGATCTCGAccaacgacgccgccctgtacggcctggccgccatcatcaacctgGCCCTGGTGGGGGATTCTCTTGCGTAAATAAGACGTGTCTGTCTtgatctctctctctctctctctctcttttcttctttctctggGCTGTTGTCGATATTCCAACACATACGCTTTTTGTGTTTGGATGGTAGATAGCATGGACAAGGATGATTACGTGTACACACAACTCTTCTTTTTATAGTCTTCTTGTATACAATTGAGTTCGATTCACCCATGTTGTTATCAACCGGTGACTGAGTAATCAAACGCTTTGTTACGTTCCAATGCTCCAAGGCTGATAGGTTTATGTGCAGCCCTCATCCTCAAGCCAAGACTGTCGTAACGACAACCTAAACTTCATGTTGCCAAGGACACGACGTGTGATACACTGTAATGACAAGGGTAGAGTTCTGATGAAATTGATCTGAAGACGTATGTTCTGCTTATAACACCACTAGATGCGCAAGTCAACACAGATCAAAAGTTTAGGCAGTTGACTGTTGTCTTGTTGTGAGGGGCGCGGCAACGTTCGATGTCTGTTCATTTTCCTCTTTTCCTTATCCCTCTCTTTTTGCTCgtttccccctcttctttcttaAAGAGAGAATGCCCGAGCACGATGGTTGAAGCAACTCACACTTATGCCCTGACTTTACGCTAAAGACTCGGTTGAGAGGCAGCCCAAGAACGTAATCCCCGCGGAGGATGAATAGTCAACCTCCTCTTATTGATTCCATGGCAACATAATAAGGCATTAACCCAGAGAACCATCCGTACCAGTGCGACATGTATCTACAGTTAATAAACGAAACCAGCTGCCTGTCCGGTTTGGTATAGGCTACATACAATATTGGTCCAAAATCTCTCACAATTGGTGGGTATGGTGTACTGCCTCGAGTCAAGCAACGCCTACTCGACCTTCGCGACTCAAGACACGATCCATTTTTTTGTCTCGGGGCCTGCTACGCGCCTTATTGCAGAGCCACTCTTGGCAGGCTAGCTGCCTCTTATCTTATACATAACCATGTCACTCCCCCCTGGTGCTGGGGCTTCTGGAGAAACCTGTATAGAGAGTACACCGGCCCCGGTCTTGAGTCAAAACCCAACAAGATCAGACAGGGTGGAACCAACAAGCTGCCGACATGTCCTTCCTCTTGGCGTGCTTTCTGCCGTTAAATACGTGTGCGTCGCCGCGGGTTGTCGAGAGGGAAGCCCCATCGTACACCCTCGTCCGCTCTCGTTCTCCCCACGCCGTATATCACGCTCGCCAGCTTCGATCCCAAACCCCGAGATCTGACGCCCGCCTTCCGTCGCTATGAgagtcgccgccgttgccctccttttcgccgccggcatcctgcCCGTCAGTGCCGAGTGCGGCACTTTCGGCATGAACTTCGGCGCCTGTCTCAACTGGTGTTACGACACGAACCCCGGCGCCGAGCGTTACATTGTCGAAGGGTGCTACCGAGCCGTGTGCTCCGGCTGCAGGCCCGGCAAAGAATAATGTGAGTTTGCCGTGCGTGCGTACGTTCGCCACGGAGAGAGGCATATGCTGACTTGATCCGAGTGTTCGGTTGAGAGAACCATGTTTCCTCAGGACAGGCTTTCGAGGCGAGACCACCGGGGCCAACTTCATCTCTTAAACATCATCAAGGCCCAATTCTGTTTCTTCAATGATTCTCGTTCAGGGGTTGCACAGCAGCCTGGCCCTGTTGCTTCCCACCATCTGTAATAGGTCTGCCCGCAACAAGCAAGCCAGTATATTTCCCCCTGACCTTCATGTAATAGCCATACCGTAGAACATACTTCTTATGCTGCCACACTCCCCAAATACTTCCCCCTGTGTTCCTTGATCACTGCCTCTTGGGTATCATACTGCCGTAGTTTAACTCTCTCTCAAGCAACAACCCAAAAACTTCATGACTTCTCCCCAGCCGACGGCCCATCCTCCTTGCCCCCGGTCACCTTTTCGTacgccggcgccatctcGCCGGGCCCATCATATGCCGGGACCTCCTCAACAgcagacgacgatgacgccaccgccgcggcCTCTGCCACTCCGCCGCCCATCCCCTCGCCCGGCGCCAGTATGAGAACCTTCTGGCTGCCCTCGCAAGCCCACGTCTCCCCGGCCACCGAGAGTCGCACCTCCCAGTGCAGAATGTGCTCCATTTTGACGCAGTACGTCACGAACGTCGGAAGCACCGTCAGCCCGAGGCTCGGCCGCCACAGGCTCGCCCCGTGGaggacgcggccgagggcgtccaCCCGCAGACccagcacggcgccgaggtccagCGGTTCTTCCTTCGGCCCGGACGGTAGTACGATAGCCCCTCCGGCGGCCGGATACTGCCCGTCCACCCTCGCAATGCTCATCTTGCGCGTCTTGCTCGCCTCGTGCGGGTCAAACGTGCCCGGGCAGATGACGGCACTCGTCGACcgcagctcgagctcgagacTCTTGACCGTGACGGTCTGCGGCGTGTCCTGGATAACCTCGGCGGTCCCGTTCCTGTTCGGCGTCAGGTGCAGCAGAAATGGCACGTTGGCCTCGTTACCCATCTGGATGACGGTAGGGTATCGGACGTTGACGGCGAAGTGGAATGTCGGCACCTTGGACGAGTTGAAGAACTTTTGCGTCTTTTGCTTGAACGAcagctcggcctgctccaTCCCCGGCAGCAGCCGCTGGCTGCTCACGCAGCCCGTCAGGTCCCGCGCGTTGAGCCCGAAGTCGCGGACCGGCGggcccggcgtcggcggcgaaaGGACTTGGACGGGCAGcgcggccttgacgacggaGCTCTTGCCGTCCACGaccagctcggcctcgatccAGTactcgacgaagccgtgCCACTTCTTGCTGAAgccgcggccgtcgaggtaCATGCTCCCGGGCAGCGGCTGCTCGGGGATCCCGAGTCCTTCGGTCCCCGacgccccggccccggcccccggCCCGGGCCGGATGCCGCCGGGACGAAGGAAACAAGCCTCCTttgcgctgctgccgccgcaggCGTTCACGGACGCGGCGTCGGTGTGGATGGGCAGCGGCAGAGCGAACGACCAGGCcgcgcggccgccgggctcgacgtGGACGGGGCCACggtggacgacggcggcgactgcGGACTCGGGCCAGAAGGCGAAGCGGCTGCGGTAGTAGCTCTTGGAGTTGTTGCcgcggtcgacgacgagcttcgCCTTGGCTCGGCCGAGCAGGCGGACGCGGacggtggcggaggcggcgacgatgtgCGAGTCGCGGACGACGTGGCCGTGGAtgaggctgccgccgacgaggggcGTCTGCAGGCTGAGGAGGCGGATCGAGAGGTCGGGGCTCTGCTTCGGCTCGCTTTGGGGCATGGTGAGTGAgtaggtgtgtgtgtgagtgacCGAGTTGGTGTATAAGTGGTGAGCAATttgggtgagtgagtgtgtcGTCCGCTGTGCGACGAAGCTGTTTATGAAGGAGGACGGATCCCGGCGTGAGACCTCGCGAGGTGGACGGACGTGTCGTGTTCATAAACAGTTGGTGATCGTCGTTCCAGGTCCCGAGAACAACACTCTGAGGTCTCACTTGGCCTTGCTCGGCCCTCACTTTCGTAGCCTAATGGGCCACTATTTGTGGCACAGCCAGCCCCAAGACTACGCCCGACGCTAGGCAACGGCGGAACAGGGGCTGAATCGAGGATTGCTTGCATGCGGGGGGACTTATCTGTGGACTTATCGGTGGACTTGTCTGCAAGCtgcatcccatcccgtcaCGGGTGTTTGAATGTTTGTTGCAAGCATGAGTTTgcaaggaggaagatgatTAATCCCAGAATACTACGTAGGGGGAATAGCGTATGCTTTTCAGAGCTCGGATGCTACTGTAGTACCATGTTTTTTCATAGAGAAACCTTAGTGTTATTAAGCTTTAATAT belongs to Colletotrichum higginsianum IMI 349063 chromosome 5, whole genome shotgun sequence and includes:
- a CDS encoding Secreted protein, with product MSRIIVGLVALSGLLGSGSAQRSDNGTGSGPDSATVKWLGRTPSYSAGTTFGLPWSRGKHFSNSTEFTVSGGGALQTWVTAYWSDGSIKWTGHAIPESESILDEYTVSASSSSNSTTRFSRARRQQQSGSGSGITVSDSADAVSVDTGKLAVTFPKSGSAVVGEIKTASGKTIGQNGRLVLHSQSGVEDQAELRGQQADIKHFNFESNVEEVTVSKDNVARALVTVRGKHAVQDGSSSSGSHADWLPFVLRFYLYHNSEAIRIVHTVIYDGNAEEDFISGLGIRFEVPLEGEEQYNRHVRISGIDGGLLSEAVQGITGLRRDPGASVRNAQFEGAELADPATWDQRVTTRLHWIPTWSDFSLTQLSPDGFTLKKRTKAGQSWVNIPGGTRAGGLAYLGGATKGGLAVGLRNFWKRYPTGIDITNAAAEDKGEITIWIYSPAAPALDIRPYHDGLGQDTYAEQLDALEITYEDYEPGFNTPYGVARTNEIFVYGFESTPNRTLLSDLTEHTNNPPVLYGEPEYLAGTKALGNYWSPPAPSPRSGVEADIEKHLDFLFRFYEEQVEQRKWYGFWDHGDFIHAYDPDRHQWRYDVGGYAWDNSELSPDLFFWNYFLRTGREDVYRFAEALVRHTGEVDVYHLGDLKGLGTRHGVQHWGDSAKQARISTPQYRKVFYFLTGGDERTGEIVQEILDADKTYGILDPNRKVRTDGWVPTPNSSVAVGLGTDWSSLAASWLLEWERRGPRWEEARTKLTNTAASIARLKNGFVTGSGLYNLADGTLGPPPSDPDNNGLVAVSHLSAVFGLLEVVAEFIEHAGADVPEGFEQAWYDYSYYYGAGTAEQTARYGKGFGNLNLKQGHSRLTAYAAHRNGNATLAARAWNEFFNTDGLKQTSPWSTVRFNGSEVLAPIDEAAWISTNDAALYGLAAIINLALVGDSLA
- a CDS encoding Integral membrane protein, whose product is MPQSEPKQSPDLSIRLLSLQTPLVGGSLIHGHVVRDSHIVAASATVRVRLLGRAKAKLVVDRGNNSKSYYRSRFAFWPESAVAAVVHRGPVHVEPGGRAAWSFALPLPIHTDAASVNACGGSSAKEACFLRPGGIRPGPGAGAGASGTEGLGIPEQPLPGSMYLDGRGFSKKWHGFVEYWIEAELVVDGKSSVVKAALPVQVLSPPTPGPPVRDFGLNARDLTGCVSSQRLLPGMEQAELSFKQKTQKFFNSSKVPTFHFAVNVRYPTVIQMGNEANVPFLLHLTPNRNGTAEVIQDTPQTVTVKSLELELRSTSAVICPGTFDPHEASKTRKMSIARVDGQYPAAGGAIVLPSGPKEEPLDLGAVLGLRVDALGRVLHGASLWRPSLGLTVLPTFVTYCVKMEHILHWEVRLSVAGETWACEGSQKVLILAPGEGMGGGVAEAAAVASSSSAVEEVPAYDGPGEMAPAYEKVTGGKEDGPSAGEKS